In the Pararge aegeria chromosome 16, ilParAegt1.1, whole genome shotgun sequence genome, CAGCCAAAAATATTctctttgtttctttttaaaagagagTTTGGAATGAAATTTGAAATAGCGGAGAGTAGATGGATTATCTtggtatttattgaaaaaaaatgagGCACTATTATACAAATAAGCAACCCAAAGTTGGTTGGCTTTTCTTGTctttataaatatcttaaatcACTCTAGCTTTTAACACATAGCATTTATTGCTTTGTAGTAGCCGTcacaaatgtaatttttacatttctttAGCTACAAGTGTTTTCACATGAGTGTTATCAAGGTAAGGGGGTCAACCTATTACAAAGAGCGGATTGTAGTCTTGTGAAATCTATACAAAGAAACTAATAGCCAGTTTTATTGTATAGTAAACGCGCCGATAAATACGTATgggtagataatataaataaagcttacaataaactttattgGGAATAAACGCGTGTTAATGTCAAATTGACATGGTCAACgagtatttattatgtaaacatttttcaaCACCTAGCTAGCGCGATTGGCAACACCTGATATGATCCGGCGTAGATTTCAGACTAGACACAAACTGTTTAGAAAAGATGTTCACCGATAGATGTAGAAAGGAGAGAAGACTTTTAAGTGTTATGTATGTACCTAGCGAGTGCTTAGATCTTACTTGAATAATGTAAAGtgatttataacaataaacaaaagaataagAAATGCTTTacaaatagaagaaaaaaacaGACTAAATAATGAGAATTTTCCTTTATACATTCtggtttgaattttttgatatcCTCCTTGTGCAGTGGTAAGCACATTGGGATtcagccatggctagttaccaccctaccgaaccCAGACATGTCGCTATACAAATTTGGCGTTCTTATAAGATACCGGCATACCCCTAAGTAGACGTTgtgatgattttaatattttatacctacacttaatcgaaaaaaaactgttttattgttattttaaaaagactATGGACAGGTTCGCTACCAACACgcagtttgtaaaaaaaaaaaattaacgtcaataattaaatttataatatttacgttTCAGTAAACGTTTATACAATGATTCACAATAATGAATTAAATCAAGTGGTTCTAACTCATATGACTTCCGTTATTAAAATTAGTACGCTTAGACTGAacgatacttttataaaaagaacGCGCAACTGTTATAAATTATCAATTCTAGTTTTATTCTAAACAGTGTATGTATCTTTTTTCAGATAGTACTCACGTTTTTATACTGTTGGCAACCCCGATGACGTAAGCGGCGCCACGGCGGCGGCGCTGGAGTCAAGAGGGCGCGGGCGCGAAGAAAAAGGATTATTGTGGGGTAGATTCCGGCGCAAGCGCAGTGTTTTACTTTCAATGTCGATAGTTTTGTTACATATTGAATTTGTTTAACTGTATTTGTTTCGTTTAAATGAGTGATTAAGTATTTCACACGTTGTCTCATTTAACtgcctaattaatttatatttgagttTGCGTGTTGTAGTCTTACGACATAATATCTTAACATCAGAAGTGGCATACGTTTCTCGCATCCTAGTGTAACAGTTAGCCTACAAAATGGGCAAGAAACGCAAAAATAAGCGCAAACGCCTGTCAAAACGCACACGATCTTCGTCAAGTAGTGGCAGTTCGACGGAGAGCAGCTTAAGTAGTGGTCACAAAGACTCCGCCGATGACACCACGAGTGCGAAAAAGGGTAAAACTACACAATGCTGGAACCGCAAGTACAAATACGAATGCTTTATTGATCCGTTAACCGATAATGTTACTgcctggctaaatataatagaatctTATGCATCGACGTTTAGGTGGTCCGATAGTATTGTACGTTATCAGCTCTTAACAAGCTTAAGGAGTCTATTTTACGGAATGATCACCTGTGGACGGCTTGGTTGTGGAAAGACTGGAAAAATAGAATTCTAAAtactttcaaagtcaaaagaAATATGTTTGAATTATTACGCGATATTATTGATCGGAAACCCATCGAAAATCAGtctttatatgattttttgtttgaacaaaaagataaaattgataatttatgcTTAAAATTTTCAGAAAGTAACATTATCTCTATCATATTAGGTAACATAGGTGATAGTAATATATAACGGCGTTTGTCGAAGCTAGcgaattaaaatcatgtgatagTTTAGCTGGGTTTTTGCATAGCCGCATTTATAAACCAAAACAGAGTAGACAGACGGTCAATCAGGGTAGGTAGTCGTGAGCTGAACAATAAGGTAATAACACctcttcaaagtcaaataccTCCCGCCGTAATTTCCGCTTTGGTAACTCCGAATGTATGTAACAAAACTATCGCGAACCCAATGCGTAAGGTGTTAGAATGCTACAATTGCGGTGGCAATCATAAAAGAGTACAGTGCATATTAAAATGTGAATTTTGCGGGAAAAGAGGGCACTCAGAATCCGTAtgttttcataagaaaaatTCAAAGGGTGAAAAATCAGACCGTTCAATAGAGAATCAGGAAAACCAAACTTGTCCAACAGACAAACATGAAAAGTAATGACATCTGACTTTGCCAAGCAAtgcaatttcaaaattaatgaattgaacGTACCGGTAACATTGCAAGGGTTTTCAAATGATAGTATCAAGACAGTGTCAGAGACAGTTCGAGTGAACATCAAGTTAGATTCTCCTTGTGTCAGTGACGTTGAAGTCTATATCCTTAATGAATTATCTGGATGCGACATATTGATTGGTCATAACGTAACAGATCGATCTGATTTGATGTACACACGAATAGGTGACACGTTGACTTTTCAAAACGTTACTAATTTTGATCAATTTTGAAATATGGTGAACGATGCGCCTTTATGTTTCAACACTAACTCGCATCGAGACGAATTAACACCGctccttaataaatataaacaatgtaTACCCTCAAATATAGAACAGTTAGGTAAAGTCGAGGGTCATGAGATGGTTATCAATTTGAACAGTGATAAGCCAGTACATTTAAGACCGTACAGAACTTGTAATGctcataaaataattgttaggcAAATGGTTAATGAACCTTTAGAAGCTCAGATAATCCAATAATGTAAATCGGTATATGCGAGTCTGGCTCTGcttgtaaatacaaaaaaaaaaaatggagaaaaGAGACTTCGCATTGATTATCGGGCACTTAATAAACTAACGATTAAAGATAAGTACTCAATGTCACGAATTGAAGACCTAATTGATCGGCTCCATGGGTGTACGTTTTTTACGAACCTCGATTTAAAAAGCAGATACTACCAGCATTCAAGGGTCCGTTCCAAATAGGAAAGTGTTTGGGGCGAGATAGGTTTCAAATCAATGACTTGAGAGGCAGTGAGAGATGCAATAAGAAATATGATGGAGTGGCCGCTGCGGAAAATATTAAACCGCGGATCAGAATTGATGATTGGTGCATTGATTAAAATGGATCCTAAACAAGGAACATGTGTGTTGGCAAAATTGAGTAaggcattttattaaattcaatccAAACTAGTTTGATCTCTTGAATAGTCTAATGAGTCgctatttatagtttttatatacttataccaTAGAGTGTGCTGATCTGTCTCATTGCATGTTTATGCAGGTTCAGTTCATTTTCCAAGGTAGGAGTAGTGAGCTGAAGCAGTCACTCCCTAAGTATAAAGGTATAAACTGGAACAGGCACTGCTTCGGACTAAAGGAGTGAACGGTATCTGTACAGCTTGTCTAAGCATAAAGACAATGTTTCTGAGTCAGGCAGTTCAGTGCATAAGAAAACAGCGGATTTCATAAAGTTACTTAAGCATAAAAGAACTTTGAAAAGGATGCTGTTATAGGATGCAAAGAATAGAGCAAATATTCCTaagactaaaggaatataaataGGTGAAAAATGTAATTGTTATACTGCTATGTAATATTCAATGTTTAATTGCAGATACGTTCTTCATAGTACAAATAAGTGATGGGAACCTACTGGACTTTACTACGTGCCTGGGGACATGCACGGTGCAGGAGGGCCGTGTTGGCAACCCCGATGACGTAAGCGGCGCCACGGCGGCGGCGCTGGAGTCAAGAGGGCGCGGGCGCGAAGAAAAAGGATTATTGTGGGGTAGATTCCGGCGCAAGCGCAGTGTTTTACTTTCAATGTCGATAGTTTTGTTACATATTGAATTTGTTTAACTGTATTTGTTTCGTTTAAATGAGTGATTAAGTATTTCACACGTTGTCTCATTTAACtgcctaattaatttatatttgagttTGCGTGTTGTAGTCTTACGACATAATATCTTAACAATACCAAACCCTGATATCTAATAAACGTACTTTAGTACAACAAAGGTTagttataataagtaaatatcgtTAAGTCTTTTGGCACACGTCTTAACATGATCTTGTCTGAAGTCTGCGCACCACAATTGTAATAGCATGGGCTTATTACATTTTTCACACATCATTCATATGCCATATTTAAAGTGATTAGCATATTGTGTTGCGATATCATTGCATGGGACCTCAAATATTTTGGCAAACTACATGTACTTATAAGTATACACTTATTTAGCGgaccagcgccatctgtcgggctgatttgtgaatctaaaccatccagagtgccacccaaacgcatatcaaaaaattcattcaaattggtccagccgcttaggaggagttcagtgatatcacacacgcacataagaaatatgtataaagatttgtacaccacaaaaagaaaagaattgACAGTAGGTACAAGGGGAAAcctaaaaagtaggatacaaaaggccttatcgcttagtagggatctcttccaggcaactttaggatcaagaaaaccaagagaaaccgaaCAGTgggttgtattattattattacatatatacctaTGATATTGTAATGTATTAGGAAACATCATGCAAATTCATTGAAATCCAGAGAGATTCCCAATTATCACAAAACTTTTGTACAACTATTTTTATGTCTATTATGTGGAAATTCATGAACCAACAAATCCAACTCGTATAGGTGAACTTCAGGACAACTATTTGTTCAAGAgaacaatattttgaaacaatTTGGCTTGCCAGTAATGATATGGCTTTAAAACGTTGTCGCTATCTGTGAGTCTCATAAAATGGTAAATCACTCAGTAGAAGTATTTACTCATAGTGTCTATACATCATCAATTCAGATTCATAAAAGAACCGCAGTTAATGACATAGCTTTAtgagaagctgaagtggcaatgggcatgGCATATAACTCGGAGAATCGATTGACATtgaagagttagttgaaaggacgaagttAAGTAACATAAGCTATTTTTGGTCCTGGAAAAGCATTACATTCCCGAGAAACATTAGTACCCCATATACCGGACGGTATTTACGTCCTAACAAAGAAGGCACACGACTTATGAACCGGGGGTAATACTGCCcggcttttttttaataataaataatttttaataaaaaaaaaaaaagaaagggcATTGTTTAACTAATCACCAGCTATACAACTTTTATTAGCAGGTTTTTACCTTCAGTATCTAGCTGCTATAGTAATCAAAGAATTAAAGCCTTGCATTCTAAAACTTGACCATACATTCTCGACAGATGCAGCGAACAATGCCCGACGCGTATATGCTACACGAAGGCCGCTTCATCTCCCACGGTACTGCGACCTTAAGGTTCACGTGGGCAAATGAAATCAGATGGATCAATCATGCAATCAATGTTTACACGACTATGTGGGGCCTGTGGGTTTGCCCGTATTGCTTACGGGCATTTTTTAGAGGCGGTTTGTTTTAATCTTACTTCAAGTAAGAcgttgactacaatctcaccgctttttaagttatattataagtgcaaAATTATAGTGCTCGTGATGTAGCCGTCTGCAAAACCGTAAgtgtgtgtacgtgtgtgtgtgtaagtgtgtgtgtgggCGTGTGCGTGtgggtgtgtgcgtgtgtgtgtgtttgtgtctgtGGCATACCTTTTTCCGAACTTTTTAGTCGGAAGTTGACTAATACCCACAAATGTTCTCTACGAGAAAGCACAGTTTTATGCTCTTGCCAAATAGTATTATAGTAGTAGAAGTAGTTAATAGTTGACTAACAGTTTTGCGAACTAAGTACCTCTTTTCCTGTAGAGTGGTTCAACGGcaaccagactagaccagatataatacgacaatacaatCTGATTACTAGAAGGTACGGTAGGGAATTGCAGGGCATGAGTttaacaactttaaaaaaagttttattatattatattcattatcaaCTCCTTaacaccggcccactacaatgTACGGAGGTTTCCTTAGAAAAAGGAAGCTCCTCTTTCTACCCCGAACCCGAATAATTCGAAAAACCGAATGCGAAGTCCGAACCACTAACACTATTATAATAAggtagtttattttgtttagcaactatgtataacaaaaattattaacttattacaaAGTACGATTTGATGAGACATGATGATGTTGTGGTAAAAAAATCTGGTCTCAAGTTAGCAAGCGGATATTGCGCTGAGCAAAAACTTGGTGACTTGCAAAAGGTAGGGTCACCTGGGTCACGTAGGGACGGCGATGCGGTTTGTATTGTTTGTGTTATATGACGTAAGACATGTGTTGCGTGTATGTGATGTAATTGTATCAATACGGGTACGGTGGTTGGTTACttgcttctttttagaccagacgcgtttggaaacctcgtagcttcagttttacgAATATGGTAATCGCCATGATCACAttgtgtacgcatcaaaagtgccacctatggtacttgaataaagatatttatgactttgacttttgactttactGACATAGCCAaacgagtcgtgaagctgaagtgacagagctcggagaactgatagGGTCCCATGGTGCTGGAGTGTCGACATCACATCGGAAACGAAGCCTTGGTAAACATCCCCGGAGGTGGATTCGATGAGTTACAGGGAaccgctggatccaagcagcGCAAGAGCGGCAGTATTtagaactctctacaaaatacctatgccaAATATGCCTACGCCAAATGGGCTTTTAAGTGCTAGTTTATTATCAGAAACTGGTTAGGTctaaaaacagtaaataaactactaaataataaagtaattttaaaaactaactaaaaGTGAATACCTgggaaacaataaaatttgtttcttttttttttatttagtgccTAGTATTTCATTTAATGTACCAATATAAAACTAGATAAAATCTAAAACCGTAGCGGGGCTTAGTACCTAAGATGCTAACAGCGTTGttcctttgaatggccaaactaaaaGCTTTATTTTAGAAAGGTATGCTTTATTATGGTAACTGCCAGTTCTAGGATCATCAGTAGActcgatttttcttttaaaaagagCATGTCTCATCATCATCTGTCATTTCCAAAgtctccaaaaggcacaaaaatgaaattgCTATCACGGTTTTCATACTTTCGCCTCTTGGCCTTTATAATGCTTTTAGGTACCTCTTTCTGGAATGAGAGTAACTAATTAAGGCATTTCTGACTTTGTGCTATAAAttgattcaaaaaatatttgtattatttgtaaagGCACGCACGAAGCGCTTGCTTGCCTCTGCGTTTCTGATACGGACCGCTAAAGTTTGCAACTGCGATGTGGTGGACGCTGTAGTCCCggggaggtcccggattcgatcgtCATTGTGATTAACATTgtggcccagtttataagcacttttgaaacgtcaaatccaTCACTGACAGACTGTatcaccagttcggaaggcagattccacggAAAAgagacggcaagaaactcagcagattgctcaaaatccaaattcaaaattcattaatttcaagtaggcttaatataagcacttttgaaacgtcgagtatgtatgtttgtagtgactctaccactggttcggaaggcagatcccACCGAGAAgagacggcaagaaactcagcagtttgccCTTCTTCAACATCATTtagaataaagtcaaagtcaaagtc is a window encoding:
- the LOC120630478 gene encoding uncharacterized protein LOC120630478 → MGKKRKNKRKRLSKRTRSSSSSGSSTESSLSSGHKDSADDTTSAKKDTFFIVQISDGNLLDFTTCLGTCTVQEGRVGNPDDVSGATAAALESRGRGREEKGLLWGRFRRKRSVLLSMSIVLLHIEFV